A genomic segment from Chitinophagaceae bacterium encodes:
- a CDS encoding ROK family protein encodes MLDKQTVYKKQIQKHLYFGGELSCSDLSDLTEKSIPLTSKIINELIDEGSVIESGFANSTGGRRPQMYSLKSDVMYIVAVSMDQLVTRVAILDMQNNFAFPIENFELTLANNPKSLYQLLDLLKNYIQKSGIAKNKIVGIGIGMPGFVDIKKSINNTYLKPARGNVVSELESELGVPVFIDNDSSLVALAELKFGKARNRKNSMVINIGWGVGLGMILNGELFRGNNGFAGEFSHIPIFTNNKICGCGKSGCLETETSLLVIIDKAIKGIKEGKSTSLKDISMDHPEAAAHSIIEAALHGDSFSIDLITEVGYNIGRGVAILIHILNPELIVLSGRGSLAGRLWRAPIQQAINKLCIPKIAEDTTIEISQMNYQAEIIGTACLVMDQIDKRKFLLTHEKSLIS; translated from the coding sequence ATGCTCGATAAACAGACAGTTTATAAAAAGCAAATTCAAAAACATCTCTACTTTGGTGGAGAATTATCCTGTTCGGACTTAAGTGACCTTACAGAGAAAAGCATTCCCCTTACCTCAAAAATTATAAATGAACTTATTGATGAAGGGTCGGTAATTGAGAGTGGTTTTGCAAATTCTACAGGCGGCAGGCGCCCGCAAATGTATTCGCTTAAGAGCGATGTGATGTATATAGTGGCTGTATCTATGGATCAGTTGGTAACCCGTGTGGCGATATTGGATATGCAGAATAATTTTGCATTCCCCATTGAAAATTTTGAGCTTACCCTTGCCAATAACCCGAAATCTTTATACCAGCTTTTAGACCTTCTAAAAAATTATATCCAAAAATCCGGCATCGCTAAAAATAAAATTGTGGGCATTGGTATAGGTATGCCGGGATTTGTTGACATTAAAAAAAGCATCAATAATACCTATCTAAAACCTGCACGTGGAAACGTAGTGAGTGAGTTGGAGTCGGAATTGGGAGTACCTGTTTTTATTGATAACGACTCCAGCCTTGTTGCCCTTGCTGAATTGAAATTTGGCAAAGCCCGTAACAGAAAAAATTCCATGGTTATAAATATAGGCTGGGGTGTGGGTTTAGGAATGATATTAAATGGCGAATTATTCAGAGGCAATAATGGATTTGCCGGCGAATTCAGCCATATACCCATTTTTACCAATAATAAAATTTGTGGTTGTGGCAAAAGCGGTTGCCTGGAAACAGAAACCTCACTACTGGTTATAATTGACAAAGCTATTAAAGGCATTAAAGAGGGAAAATCTACCTCCTTAAAAGATATAAGCATGGATCACCCAGAAGCTGCAGCCCATAGTATTATTGAGGCTGCACTTCATGGCGATTCGTTCTCCATAGATTTAATTACAGAAGTTGGTTATAATATTGGCCGTGGCGTTGCCATTCTCATCCATATATTAAACCCCGAATTGATTGTACTTAGCGGCCGTGGCTCATTAGCAGGCCGACTTTGGCGTGCTCCTATACAACAGGCAATTAACAAGCTTTGCATTCCAAAAATTGCCGAAGACACTACAATTGAAATATCACAAATGAACTACCAGGCAGAAATTATTGGTACGGCCTGCCTGGTAATGGACCAAATAGACAAAAGAAAATTTTTATTAACCCATGAAAAGTCATTGATTTCCTAA
- a CDS encoding alpha-L-fucosidase, translated as MKKYLIILCSLCHYHSVWAQQGNYVLLQPNDGYKEIISKAAHVVPSPRQLRWQQLEITAFFHFGTNTFTGREWGTGKEDPKIFNPTALDANQWVQIAKDAGIKQVILTAKHHDGFCLWPTKTSKHSVAASPWKKGKGDVVKAVSRACKKYGIGFGIYLSPWDMNAAMYGSDAYNDFFVQQLTELLSNYGRIDEVWFDGANGEGLNGKKQVYDFDRWYKLIRELQPTATIAIMGPDVRWVGTETGYGRETEWSVVPTNNLNIASITEGSQKNLAFKPQGDMTGSDLGSRDKIINAKGLVWYPAETDVSIRPGWFFHEEENSKVKTPEKLLDIYFNSVGRNGVLLLNIPPDKEGLINDSDIAALKKWKQLRDNIFKKNFAKNAILESSNGINAGLILDNNDATHFTTTGNDTTAIIEIQLKTKATFNVLQLQENIRMGQRIEKFALEYWDGKAWIMAAQGTSIGFKRLLKFSTVKAVKLRLKILSSRLNPCLAEFGLYFMKV; from the coding sequence ATGAAAAAATATTTAATTATCCTTTGCTCATTGTGCCATTATCATTCGGTATGGGCGCAGCAAGGTAATTATGTATTGCTTCAGCCTAACGACGGCTATAAGGAAATTATTTCAAAAGCGGCCCATGTTGTTCCTTCTCCCAGGCAGTTAAGATGGCAGCAGTTGGAGATCACCGCATTTTTTCATTTTGGCACCAATACATTTACTGGCCGTGAATGGGGAACAGGTAAAGAAGATCCTAAAATTTTTAACCCCACTGCACTGGATGCAAACCAGTGGGTTCAAATTGCAAAAGATGCAGGCATAAAACAAGTAATATTAACGGCAAAGCATCATGATGGTTTTTGCCTTTGGCCCACAAAAACCAGTAAACATTCAGTAGCCGCAAGCCCATGGAAAAAGGGCAAAGGCGATGTGGTGAAAGCAGTAAGCAGGGCCTGTAAAAAATACGGTATTGGCTTTGGCATTTATCTCTCTCCATGGGATATGAATGCAGCGATGTATGGCAGCGATGCATACAATGACTTTTTTGTACAACAACTTACCGAATTGCTCAGCAACTATGGTCGTATTGATGAAGTATGGTTTGATGGCGCCAATGGCGAAGGGCTAAACGGGAAAAAACAAGTGTACGATTTTGACCGATGGTACAAGCTGATACGGGAACTTCAACCCACGGCTACCATTGCCATTATGGGCCCCGATGTAAGATGGGTAGGTACCGAAACAGGATATGGAAGAGAAACTGAATGGAGCGTGGTGCCCACCAATAACTTAAACATTGCTTCAATTACCGAAGGCTCACAAAAAAATTTGGCCTTTAAACCACAGGGCGATATGACCGGAAGCGATTTAGGCAGCCGTGATAAAATAATTAATGCAAAAGGCCTGGTATGGTACCCGGCAGAAACCGATGTATCCATAAGGCCGGGATGGTTTTTTCATGAAGAAGAAAATAGTAAAGTAAAAACACCGGAAAAATTACTGGATATTTATTTTAATTCCGTAGGCCGCAATGGAGTTTTATTACTCAATATACCGCCCGACAAAGAAGGTTTGATAAACGACAGTGATATTGCTGCACTTAAAAAATGGAAACAACTTCGGGATAATATCTTCAAAAAAAATTTTGCAAAAAATGCAATTTTAGAAAGCAGCAATGGCATAAATGCCGGTTTAATTTTAGATAATAATGATGCCACTCATTTCACCACAACCGGCAATGATACCACAGCTATAATTGAAATACAACTGAAAACCAAGGCTACTTTTAATGTATTGCAATTGCAGGAAAACATCCGCATGGGCCAAAGAATTGAAAAATTTGCCCTTGAATATTGGGATGGAAAAGCATGGATAATGGCTGCACAGGGTACCAGCATTGGGTTTAAACGGTTATTAAAATTTAGTACAGTAAAAGCAGTTAAATTAAGGTTGAAAATATTGTCTTCAAGGCTTAACCCATGCCTTGCAGAATTTGGGTTATATTTTATGAAAGTTTGA
- a CDS encoding carboxylate-amine ligase has translation MANISYKHFTLGVEEEYMVLDPKTCELKSHDQKIVQEGQKIIKDKVKAEMHQAVVEVGTDICADVDEAFIDVATLRKTISSIAEDLDLWVGASGTHPFSHWESQMITEHVRYNEIVNELQEAARSNLIFGLHVHVGMETREMAIHIANSARYFLPHIYALSTNSPFWEGRKTGYKSFRTKVFDKFPRTGIPDFFESIEAYDNYVKLLIKTNCIDNAKKIWWDLRVHPFFNTVEFRVCDIPMTVQETITIAALFQAICAKLYKLRTQNLNFIIYPRNLVNENKWRASRYGIEGSMIDFGKESEVNTRVLIYELLDFVSDVVPHLGSQHYISHVHKILEQGTGADRQLKVYEETGSLPSVVKHIHENFLAGL, from the coding sequence ATGGCAAATATTTCTTACAAGCATTTTACCCTTGGTGTTGAAGAAGAATACATGGTACTTGACCCTAAAACCTGTGAATTAAAAAGCCACGACCAGAAAATTGTACAGGAAGGTCAAAAAATTATTAAGGATAAAGTAAAAGCAGAAATGCACCAGGCCGTTGTAGAAGTAGGTACCGACATTTGTGCCGATGTAGATGAAGCTTTTATTGATGTAGCCACACTCCGCAAAACCATTAGCAGTATTGCTGAAGATTTAGACCTATGGGTAGGCGCAAGTGGCACGCATCCCTTTAGCCATTGGGAAAGCCAAATGATTACGGAGCATGTACGCTACAATGAAATTGTAAATGAATTGCAGGAGGCGGCACGCAGCAACCTTATTTTTGGCTTGCATGTGCATGTAGGCATGGAAACCCGTGAAATGGCTATTCATATTGCCAACTCGGCCCGATATTTTTTACCGCATATTTATGCACTTAGCACCAACTCACCATTTTGGGAAGGCCGAAAAACCGGGTATAAAAGTTTTCGCACCAAGGTATTTGACAAATTTCCACGAACCGGCATACCCGATTTTTTTGAAAGCATAGAAGCTTATGACAACTATGTAAAATTATTAATTAAAACCAATTGTATTGATAATGCAAAGAAAATATGGTGGGATTTAAGGGTACACCCGTTTTTTAATACGGTTGAGTTCAGGGTTTGTGATATCCCTATGACGGTGCAGGAAACTATTACTATTGCAGCATTGTTCCAGGCTATTTGTGCAAAATTGTACAAGCTCAGAACACAGAATCTTAATTTTATAATCTATCCCAGAAACCTCGTAAATGAAAATAAATGGCGGGCCAGCCGTTATGGTATTGAAGGCAGTATGATAGATTTTGGGAAAGAATCTGAAGTGAATACCAGGGTGCTTATTTATGAATTACTTGATTTTGTGAGTGATGTAGTACCTCATTTGGGCAGCCAGCACTATATAAGCCATGTACATAAAATATTGGAGCAAGGAACCGGCGCCGACAGGCAGCTTAAAGTATATGAAGAAACCGGCAGCCTGCCTTCGGTAGTAAAACACATACATGAGAATTTTTTAGCCGGATTATAA
- a CDS encoding SusD/RagB family nutrient-binding outer membrane lipoprotein, with amino-acid sequence MKKIIKITTLLTTLGVLFTSCKKFEEINNDPLAASLDQVQVEYFINGSIIGTQMDPHIAERTFVLYWQCASHQSFQGTSISGGIYNDGWSSDYYGNGYMSGWLNQINSAVQVAESKIASGNVKPYTNNLLQVARIWRAYLMSELSDNFGPIPINAFQGVNPQPASVKDVYYFLLEELKDASSKLDVSVVNPDVVKKEDPVYSYDYAKWRRYANSMRLRLAMRLSEIDPGKAKTEFEAAATGELITDADQTFQISEKPGWDALTGVMSREWNPGRLSATLKNLYTGLGGITSADQLDAKFDPYIKAADYVGIKYANHFSPLTNDPTAAYWLDGLPNMIDPRAYKAFIIPGDFSRGVYNASNPSTPVNDPNFPTGWSGNSNFNSYPSWDQSAITTVHTLTDASSAVVATVDAKFTYNAYTGGDWGAKGSTNNVRADGGSIPRMANQFRNSTNKRIFFAAWETYFLLAEAAVRGWSVPMGAQAAYEEGVRKSFEYWGVESFLASYLSSTNYNRCGTSVSWTHTTEPAATLVMNYVDGYTNTPGVVNISYPTNNLYSNGTVKNDLLSKIITQKYIAQVPWLPLEGWNDQRRLGLPFLENPVIENALPNLPALTSSTYMTSDVKFFPQRLKYPSSLRNSNEAGYNAAVALLGGPDEVLTPLWWAKH; translated from the coding sequence ATGAAAAAGATAATTAAAATAACAACCTTACTCACAACATTGGGTGTGTTGTTTACTTCGTGTAAAAAATTTGAAGAAATTAATAACGATCCGCTTGCAGCCAGCTTAGACCAGGTGCAGGTTGAATACTTTATCAATGGATCAATAATTGGTACACAAATGGATCCGCATATTGCCGAGAGAACCTTTGTGTTGTACTGGCAATGTGCAAGTCACCAATCTTTCCAGGGAACTTCAATAAGTGGCGGTATCTATAATGATGGCTGGAGCAGCGATTATTACGGTAACGGCTATATGAGTGGCTGGTTAAATCAAATCAATTCAGCAGTACAAGTAGCAGAATCAAAAATTGCCTCTGGTAATGTGAAGCCATATACCAACAACTTATTACAAGTTGCCCGTATTTGGAGGGCTTACTTAATGAGTGAATTATCGGATAATTTTGGCCCTATTCCTATTAATGCTTTCCAGGGTGTAAATCCACAACCAGCAAGCGTTAAGGATGTATATTATTTTTTATTGGAAGAATTGAAAGATGCAAGCAGCAAACTGGATGTATCTGTTGTAAACCCCGATGTAGTGAAAAAAGAAGACCCTGTCTATAGTTATGATTATGCTAAATGGAGAAGGTATGCCAACTCTATGCGTTTACGCCTTGCAATGCGTTTATCAGAAATAGATCCTGGAAAAGCAAAAACTGAATTTGAAGCAGCGGCAACAGGCGAACTCATTACTGATGCCGATCAAACTTTCCAGATTTCAGAAAAACCAGGTTGGGATGCATTAACGGGTGTAATGAGCCGTGAATGGAATCCCGGTCGCTTAAGCGCTACCTTAAAAAACTTATATACAGGTTTAGGTGGGATAACTTCTGCCGATCAGTTAGATGCTAAATTTGATCCGTATATTAAAGCTGCCGACTATGTTGGTATTAAATATGCTAATCATTTTTCGCCTTTAACCAATGATCCTACAGCGGCCTATTGGCTGGATGGCTTACCCAATATGATTGATCCCCGTGCTTATAAAGCCTTTATCATTCCGGGTGATTTTTCAAGAGGTGTATATAATGCTTCAAACCCATCCACTCCGGTTAATGATCCTAATTTCCCAACAGGATGGAGTGGCAACTCAAACTTTAATTCTTATCCTTCATGGGATCAATCTGCAATTACCACTGTTCATACATTAACAGATGCATCCAGTGCAGTTGTTGCAACTGTTGATGCAAAGTTTACTTACAATGCGTATACTGGGGGAGATTGGGGAGCAAAAGGATCTACAAACAATGTAAGAGCAGATGGTGGCAGCATTCCACGTATGGCAAACCAATTTAGGAACAGCACCAATAAACGCATCTTCTTTGCAGCCTGGGAAACATACTTTTTATTAGCAGAAGCGGCAGTTAGAGGATGGTCTGTTCCAATGGGCGCTCAGGCGGCATATGAAGAGGGAGTTCGCAAAAGTTTTGAATATTGGGGAGTAGAATCATTCCTGGCATCTTATTTAAGTTCTACTAATTATAACAGGTGTGGTACATCTGTAAGTTGGACTCATACTACAGAACCAGCTGCAACCCTTGTGATGAATTATGTTGATGGGTATACCAATACCCCTGGTGTGGTAAATATTTCATACCCTACAAATAATTTGTATAGCAACGGAACAGTTAAAAATGATTTATTAAGTAAAATCATTACGCAGAAATATATAGCACAAGTTCCCTGGTTACCATTGGAAGGATGGAATGATCAAAGGAGATTAGGATTGCCATTCCTGGAAAACCCGGTTATTGAAAATGCACTACCCAACCTTCCCGCTTTAACTTCCAGCACTTATATGACAAGTGACGTAAAATTTTTCCCACAAAGGTTAAAATACCCCTCAAGCCTGAGAAACAGTAACGAAGCTGGTTACAACGCAGCTGTTGCTTTATTGGGAGGGCCTGATGAAGTACTCACACCGCTTTGGTGGGCTAAACATTAA
- a CDS encoding GIY-YIG nuclease family protein, with translation MFSTYILYSEAINKFYIGFTGEEVQFRLAKHLAHHKGFTAKAKDWKIVHTENFENKLQAQTREKQIKGWKNAERIWNLIRRSATQ, from the coding sequence ATGTTTAGTACTTATATACTTTATTCCGAAGCAATCAATAAATTTTATATCGGGTTTACCGGGGAAGAGGTACAATTTAGATTAGCCAAACATCTCGCTCACCATAAAGGTTTTACCGCAAAAGCAAAAGACTGGAAAATAGTGCATACCGAAAATTTTGAAAATAAGCTACAAGCACAAACCAGAGAAAAACAAATTAAAGGCTGGAAAAACGCTGAACGTATATGGAATTTAATAAGGCGTAGCGCAACCCAATAG
- a CDS encoding SusC/RagA family TonB-linked outer membrane protein: MKNLIGRLLTVMLLTVLCILDVSAQDKKLVTGTIKDADGNPVASATIREKKTNNYATSDLNGNFKISVSPGATLVFSSIGFDDKEVVNDNSGSINVQLAIASKEMTAVVVTALGIKREKKSLGYAMQELKGESLVSAKEPNLANALTGKIAGLQVVRSSDGPAGSSKILLRGSNSLTGSNQPLIVVDGIPFDNFTGAPDNGYWNRSLDMGNGIADINPDDIESMSVLKGPSAAALYGSRAGNGVILITTKSGKRQKGLGISFSTTLGTESILTNPDMQNSFGQGLNGVYNKQETSSWGPKAAGQTVENWDGRQVPLSIYNNVDNFMGTGTNQNYSLSFQQLYKSTGIYTSFNRLEDKGMWPGIKLTRTNLTARAITKFGPSDRWSTDTKIQYSNSTAGNRPIGGRDNSSAYTMYMLPRSMDILQFKNAVDTTTGKMIWFPGAGSQVNPYWGSKYNLNADSRDRFVMFGSVKYQFTNWLNAEVKAGADMYTTNTQSKIYGGSPLTSSGRYSLGKQTFIEKNYSTLLTARKDNLFGRVGGMATIGGNIMSQKWESINASSGELVVPNLFSLNNGVNAPTVGEGFTERKMNSLYGSVQLNYDSYLFLDATFRNDWSSTLSKSNRSFFYPSVSLSYIFTEMLNNMGTNLPNWMSYGKLRASYAAVGNDLTPYQLYNTFLIGKDPNNNTTATRRNTLFDPNVQSELIKSTELGLEMRFLNNRIGFDLAWYKSNATKQLIDLPMDPQSGYSTKKINAGDVQNTGIELMVDGKVLSKEKGLNWSLSVNYSANNNTVEELSEGVTKYGLGGFDDVAVLAVVGQKYGEIYGTKFNRVSDKASPFYGKIILDGNGLPTRNAEIVRLGNQQAKGLLGFTNAFEYKGFGLSFLFDARFGGQIFSATQVAMQRFGTAGITAPNGERENFVVDGVVASGNTFVQNTTEVTPQQYWVSVSTANNLGITEANLYDASSFRLRNVQLSYELPTRFLAKTPIQKAKIGISCNNVWLIKSHVRGIDPESVYATNTNATGFENAGLPTTRAFMFNLNLSF; this comes from the coding sequence ATGAAAAATCTGATTGGTAGGCTGTTAACGGTAATGCTGCTGACGGTTCTATGCATCCTGGATGTAAGCGCCCAGGATAAAAAATTAGTTACTGGCACCATAAAGGATGCCGATGGTAACCCTGTTGCATCTGCAACTATCAGGGAAAAGAAAACCAACAACTACGCCACCAGTGATTTAAACGGAAATTTTAAAATTTCTGTATCCCCTGGTGCTACATTGGTTTTCAGTTCTATTGGGTTTGACGACAAAGAAGTAGTAAACGACAATAGCGGAAGCATTAATGTTCAGCTTGCTATTGCTTCTAAAGAAATGACTGCTGTTGTTGTTACCGCCCTGGGTATTAAAAGAGAAAAAAAATCACTGGGTTATGCTATGCAGGAACTAAAAGGAGAGTCGTTGGTTTCAGCTAAAGAACCCAACCTTGCAAATGCACTTACGGGTAAAATTGCTGGGTTACAGGTAGTTCGTTCAAGCGATGGACCTGCAGGATCTTCAAAAATATTATTAAGAGGTAGCAACTCTTTAACTGGTAGTAACCAACCATTAATTGTTGTTGATGGAATTCCATTCGATAACTTTACGGGTGCACCAGACAATGGTTATTGGAACCGTTCATTAGATATGGGTAATGGAATTGCTGATATTAACCCCGATGATATAGAAAGCATGTCTGTTCTTAAAGGGCCTTCTGCCGCTGCATTGTATGGCTCAAGGGCAGGTAACGGTGTAATTCTTATTACCACCAAATCAGGAAAAAGGCAAAAGGGTTTGGGTATTTCATTTTCTACAACATTGGGTACTGAAAGCATTTTAACCAATCCCGATATGCAAAATAGTTTTGGCCAGGGTCTTAATGGTGTATATAATAAACAAGAAACCAGCAGCTGGGGACCAAAAGCAGCGGGGCAAACGGTTGAAAACTGGGATGGCCGTCAGGTACCACTTTCTATCTACAACAACGTAGATAATTTTATGGGTACCGGAACTAATCAAAACTATAGCTTATCTTTTCAACAGCTTTATAAATCAACAGGTATCTATACTTCATTTAATCGTTTAGAAGATAAAGGTATGTGGCCTGGCATTAAATTAACCAGAACTAACCTTACTGCAAGGGCAATTACCAAATTTGGCCCTTCAGACCGCTGGTCAACAGATACTAAAATACAATATAGTAACTCCACGGCAGGAAACAGGCCAATAGGTGGTAGGGATAATAGCAGTGCATATACAATGTATATGCTGCCTCGCTCAATGGATATTTTACAGTTTAAAAATGCTGTAGATACTACAACTGGAAAAATGATATGGTTCCCAGGTGCAGGCAGCCAGGTAAACCCATATTGGGGTAGCAAGTATAACCTTAATGCCGATTCAAGAGATCGTTTTGTTATGTTTGGCTCTGTTAAATATCAATTTACCAATTGGCTAAATGCAGAAGTAAAGGCAGGTGCAGATATGTACACTACAAATACACAATCAAAAATTTATGGAGGAAGCCCTCTTACTTCATCAGGCAGGTACAGCCTGGGAAAACAAACTTTTATAGAAAAAAATTATAGTACCCTATTAACTGCACGTAAGGATAATTTATTTGGAAGAGTAGGCGGTATGGCTACCATTGGAGGAAATATCATGTCACAAAAGTGGGAATCTATAAATGCTTCATCAGGAGAATTAGTGGTACCTAATTTATTCTCTTTAAATAATGGTGTAAATGCACCTACAGTTGGTGAAGGTTTTACCGAAAGAAAAATGAATTCACTATATGGTAGTGTTCAATTAAACTATGATAGTTATTTATTTTTGGATGCCACATTTAGGAACGACTGGTCTTCCACTTTAAGTAAAAGCAACCGTTCTTTCTTCTACCCTTCTGTAAGTTTATCATACATTTTTACAGAAATGCTGAATAATATGGGTACCAACCTTCCTAACTGGATGAGCTATGGTAAATTGAGAGCATCTTACGCAGCCGTGGGTAATGATTTAACTCCTTACCAATTATACAATACCTTTTTAATTGGCAAAGACCCCAACAATAATACTACAGCTACAAGAAGAAATACACTATTTGACCCCAATGTACAAAGTGAGTTAATTAAATCAACTGAGCTGGGTCTTGAAATGCGTTTCCTGAATAATCGTATTGGCTTTGATCTTGCCTGGTACAAATCAAATGCTACTAAGCAATTGATTGATTTACCAATGGACCCTCAAAGTGGTTATTCAACAAAGAAAATAAATGCCGGTGATGTACAAAATACAGGTATTGAATTAATGGTAGATGGTAAAGTGTTAAGCAAAGAAAAGGGCCTTAACTGGAGCCTGTCAGTAAATTACTCTGCTAATAACAATACGGTTGAAGAACTTTCTGAAGGTGTTACAAAATATGGCTTAGGTGGCTTTGATGATGTTGCTGTATTGGCTGTTGTAGGTCAAAAATATGGCGAAATTTATGGAACAAAATTCAACAGGGTTTCCGACAAGGCCAGCCCTTTTTATGGCAAAATTATTTTGGATGGTAATGGATTACCCACCCGCAACGCTGAAATTGTAAGATTAGGCAACCAACAAGCCAAAGGCTTATTAGGTTTTACGAATGCTTTTGAATATAAAGGCTTTGGTTTATCTTTCCTATTTGATGCAAGATTTGGTGGCCAAATATTCTCTGCTACTCAGGTTGCTATGCAGCGCTTTGGTACTGCAGGCATTACAGCTCCAAATGGTGAAAGAGAAAACTTTGTAGTGGATGGTGTGGTAGCATCGGGAAATACATTTGTACAGAACACTACTGAAGTTACACCACAACAATATTGGGTAAGCGTGTCCACGGCCAACAACCTGGGTATTACCGAAGCAAATCTTTATGATGCATCAAGTTTCCGTTTAAGAAACGTACAATTAAGCTATGAATTGCCTACTAGGTTTTTAGCAAAAACGCCTATACAAAAAGCTAAAATTGGTATTTCGTGCAACAACGTATGGCTAATAAAAAGCCATGTACGTGGAATTGACCCCGAATCGGTTTATGCAACCAATACCAATGCAACCGGTTTTGAAAATGCAGGGTTACCCACTACACGTGCTTTTATGTTTAACCTAAACCTAAGCTTTTAA
- a CDS encoding GIY-YIG nuclease family protein, producing MFSTYILYSKAINKFYIGFTGEEVHFRLAKHLAHHKGFTAKTKDWKIVHIVSFHIY from the coding sequence ATGTTTAGTACTTATATCCTTTATTCCAAAGCAATCAATAAATTTTATATCGGGTTTACCGGGGAAGAGGTACATTTTAGATTAGCCAAACATCTCGCTCACCATAAAGGTTTTACCGCAAAAACAAAAGACTGGAAAATAGTGCATATCGTGTCATTTCATATTTATTAA